Within Actinoplanes sp. L3-i22, the genomic segment TTGTCCGGGGAGATCGAGCGCTTGAGGGCGCCGTCACCCTTCTCGCCCAGCGCGCGCAGCTTCTCGAACGCGGCGACCGAGCCCGGCTTGCCGACGCCGAGGTCCTTGGCGTCGTAGTCGCCGCTCGGGGTGGTGCCGAACAGGTAGCCGCCGGCCGAGGCGTACAGCGGGTAGGCGTGGTACGCGTCGCCGGTCGGGCCGGACTGCAGGCAGAGGATCTCCGAGACCTTCTTCTCCGCCTTCAGCTTCTTGCCCGCCGCGACCAGGTCCTCCATCGTGGCCGGCGCGTCCGGGGCGAGGTCGGTGTTGCGGATCAGGCCGATGTTCTCGGTCGCGTACGGCACGCCGTACGTCTGGCTGTTGAAGGTGACCGCCTTCAGCGCGCCGGCCTGCAGGCCGGTCTTCTGCGCGTCGGTCAGCTGCACCGGGTCGATGGCGCCGTTCTGCACCAGGTTGCCGATCCAGTCGTGCGCGCCGACCATCACGTCCGGGCCGCTGCCCTGCTGGGAGGCGGTGAGGAAGGTGGTCTGCTGGTCCTTGGAGATCGCCTGGATCTTGACGGTGACGCCGTTCTCCTGGCCGAACTTGTCGGCGAACGGCTTGAGGGCGGCCGAGCGCTTGTCGTCGGCCCAGATCACGAGCTCGCCGGTCGCTGCTTGCGCGCTCGGGTTGCCGCTCGCTTTGGTGTCGTCCTTGCTGTCGCCACAGGCGGCGACGCCGATCAGGCACAGCATGCTGGCCGCGATGGCTCCGGCGGTGCGGATGCGCATGGCAAAGCTCCCGTTCTCATACGGATTCAGTGCTGCAAAAGGGGTGATCCGGGCGGAGACATAGCTCAGCGCCCACAAGATCGGTAAGGTGTCGTCCTTGTTGCGGGGACGTTAGCAAGCTCTTGCAGTCAATGGAAGGGCTTGCAGAGCGCTGACCGGAAACGGCGCGGCACTACAGTGGCAACATGCGTGCACGGATGGCGGACATCGCCCGTCAAGCCCAGGTCAGCGAGGCGACGGTCTCTCGCGTCATCAACGACCGCCCCGGTGTCTCCCCGGAAACCAGGCAGGCGGTGCTGACCGCCCTCGACGTGCTCGGCTACGAGCGCCCCGAGCGGCTGCGCAAACGCAGCGCCGGGCTGGTCGGCCTGGTGGTGCCCGAGCTGGACAACCCGATCTTCCCGGCGTTCGCGCAGGTCATCGAGTCGACGCTGGCCCAGCAGGGGTACACGCCGGTGCTCTGCACCCAGTCCCCCGGCGGCGTCACCGAGGACGAGTACGTGGAGATGCTCCTCGATCGCCAGGTCTCCGGCATCGTCTTCGTCTCCGGCCTGCACGCCGACACCACCATGGACGTCGAGCGCTACCACCGGCTGATCGGCCGTCCGCTGCCGATCGTGCTGGTCAACGGGCACACCGCCGGCATCGACGCCCCGTTCGTCTCGTGCGACGAGCAGATGGCCGGTGACCTGGCCGTCGGGCACCTGGCCTCGCTCGGCCACCGGCGGATCGGGATGATCTCCGGCCCGCACCGGTTCAGCCCCGTGCAGCGCAAACTCGCCGGCTACCGGGCCGCCATGCAGCGCGAACTCGGCGTTCCGGCGGCCGACGCGGACGACCTGGTCGAGCTCACGCTGTTCGGCGTCGAGGGTGGCGAGGTCGCCGCCGAACGACTGCTGAACAAGGGCGTCACCGGGATCATCTGCGGCTCGGACCTGATGGCGCTCGGCGCGATCCGGGCGGCGCGGCGGCGCGGGATGAACGTGCCGACCGAGGTGTCGATCATCGGGTTCGACGACTCGCCGCTGATGGCGTTCACCGATCCGCCGCTGACGACGCTGCGCCAGCCGGTCGCGGCGATGGCGGTGGCGGCGGTGCGGTCGTTGGTGGATGACATCAACGGGCACGGTTCGCCCAGGTCGGAGTACCTTTTCCGGCCGGAGCTGGTGGTTCGGAACTCGACCGCGATGGCGCCGGCGCGGCGCGCTTCGACGGCCAGCGCGGCGGCCGCCTCGGTCGCCTGACGAGCGACTCGCGGGCGCCTCGCGGGCGGCCTGCGGGTGCCCTGTCGCCGGCCGCTGGAAGAAACTTGCTGCAACTTCTTGCATGATCTGCGAGAGAAAGACGCGATCGGGTGCGGGAGAGCGTGTTCTTGGACTCCTTCGCGCAGGCGGCGTCAGCGCAGGTCATGCGGGGAGAGCCGGAAATCTTCCGGGATCGGGCGACGTTTTCGGGCAGGAACCGCAAGGGCATGCGGGGTACTTGCAAGGCCGGGTGAGCGCAACCAGCGGCGGCCATCACTCTTCGCGACTTTTCCTGTGTGACCCGTGCCACTTTTGCTGGGTGGTGGTACCCGCTCTATTGAGGCGCGGGTGGCTCCGGGTTGTCGTGCAGGACCCGCTGGACGACCGCGTAGACCTGCTCCGGGGTGAGGTAGTAGCGCTGGGCGATGGCGTTGACGTCGTGGCCGTCGGCGTATTCGGCGACGATCGCGTCCTCGTTGGGGAACGGCTGCGGCGCGTATCCCTGCGGCGGGTAGCCCGGCGGCTGGTAGCCCGGCGGCGCATATCCGGGCGGGGCATATCCGGGCGGGGCATATCCCGGCGGGGCATATCCCGGCGGCGGGTAGCCCTGCGGCGGATAACTCTGCGGCGGGTAGGGACCCGGAGCCGGGGGCGGCGGGGCGTAACCCGGCTGCGGCGGCGCGTAGGGGTCCGGGGCAGGCGGCGGTGCGGCGTAGCCGGGCTGCGGCGGCGCGTAGGGGTCCGGGGCAGGCGGCGGTGCGGCGTAGCCGGGCTGCGGCGGCGCGTAGGGATCCGGAGCCGGAGGCGGTGGGGCGTAGCCGGGCTGCGGCGGGTAGGCGCCCGGTGCGGGCGGGGGCGCGTAATAGCCCGGCGGCGGATAGCCGGGCGGCGCGCCATGACCAGCCGGGGGCGGGCCGTACCCGGCGGGCGGCGGACCGTACCCGGGCTGGGGCGCGGGCGGGCCGGGCGGACCGACCTCGCCCTGCACGACCGCGTAGACCTGGGCCACGGTCAGCCCGTAGCGCGCGGCGATCGCTTCCACGTCGTGACCGTCGCCGAACTCGGCGACGATGCGGTCCGCCCAGCTCGGCTCGGCCTCGGTCATATTCGCCAAACTACCCGTCGCGCGCCACCCGCCACACCGAAGAAGGCGGGGCTGCCCCTGGGCGGACGAACGGGCGTTGTCCGCCGCGCCGGAAGGGGGCCGGGCTACCGCCGTACCGAAGAAAAAAGCGCAAGCGAAGCCGCTCAGCTCAGCCAGGTCGTCAGATTGCGCAGAGCCACCCGAATCTCCGGAACCGGCACGAACTCCCCGTCCGTGTGGGCGAGCAGCGGGTCCCCGGGCCCGTAGTTCACCGCCGGAATCCCGAGCGAGGCGAACCGGGACACGTCCGTCCACCCCAGCTTGGCCTGCGGCTCCCGCCCGACCAGCTCGACGAACTCCTTGGCGGCGGGCCGGTCGAGGCCGGGCCGGGCGCCGGGCGCGCGGTCGGTCACCTCGAGCTCGAAGCCGGCGAAGACCTCGCGCAGGTGGGCCTCGGCCTGGTCGGTGTCCCGGTCCGGCGCGAAACGGTAGTTGACGAAGATCGTGCAAAGATCCGGGATGACGTTGCCGGCGATCCCGCCCTCGATCTTCACCGCGTTCAGGCCCTCGTGGTACTGCAGACCGTCGACGATCGGCTGCCGGGGCACGTAGGCGCGCAGCACGTCGAGGACACCCCCGGCGCTGTGGATGGCGTTGCTGCCGCGCCAGGAGCGGGCGGCGTGCGCGGCGACCCCGGGCACGGTGATCTTGACGCGCATGGTGCCCTGGCAGCCGCCCTCGACGGTGCCGTCGGACGGCTCGCCGAGGATCGCGAAGTCACCGGTCAGCCACTCCGGATGGTTGCGGACGAGCCGGCCGAGGCCGTTGAGCGCGGCGGCCACCTCCTCGTGGTCGTAGAAGACGTAGGTGACGTCGTAACGCGGCTCGGTCAGCACGGCGGCGAGCTGGAGCATGACGGCGACGCCGGCCTTCATGTCGACGGTGCCGCGGCCGCGCAGCAGGTCCCCCTCCTCGACGACCGGCAGGTTGTTCGCGATCGGGACGGTGTCCAGGTGGCCGGCGAGCACGACCCGGGTGGGGCGGCCCAGCGCGGTCCGGGCGACCACGGCGTCACCGTCGCGCAGCACCTCCAGGTGGGCGAACCCGCGCAGCGCGCTCTCCACGGCGTCGGCGAGCCGCTTCTCGTCGCCGCTGACCGACGGGATGTCACAGAGGGTGCGGGTGAGGGCGACCACGTCGCCGGTGAGATCGAGATCAGCCATGATGTAATATTATCAGAACCAAAGCATTATTATGCGTACGGCCTCGGGACCCGTTGCCGCCCATGTGGCGACGATAGGGTCGGCGGGGCAGCGCAACATGACCGATTGAGGAGTAGGTGTGCCGGAGAGTGACGAGCCGACCCGGCTCTGGGGTGCCCGTTTCGCCGGTGGCCCGGCGGAGGCCCTGGCCCGGCTGAGCGTCAGCGTCCAGTTCGACTGGCGTCTGGCGCCGTACGACCTGCTCGCCTCCCGCGCGCACGCCCGAGTGCTGGCGAACGCGGGCCTGCTGAACGCGGACGAGCTGGGCCGGATGCTGGCGGCGCTGGATGATCTGGAGTCGGCCTGCGCCACCGGCGAGTTCCGCCCGACGATCGAGGACGAGGACGTCCACACCGCCCTGGAGCGCGGCCTGCTGGAGCGCCTCGGCGCGCTCGGCGGCAAGCTGCGCGCCGGCCGGTCCCGCAACGACCAGGTCGCCACCGACCTGCGGCTCTACCTGCGCGACCACGCCCGCGGGGTGGCCGTCTCGCTGATCGAGCTGGCCGACGCGATCACCGAGCAGGCCGCCCGGAACGTGGACACCCCGGCACCCGGGATGACCCACCTGCAGCACGCCCAGCCGGTCAGTTTCGGTCACTGGCTGCTGGCCCACGTGCAGCCGCTGCTGCGCGATCTGGAGCGCCTGCGGGACTGGGACGTGCGGACCGCGATCAGCCCGCTCGGCTCCGGCGCGCTGGCCGGCTCGTCGCTGCCGCTGGACCCGGCCGCCGTCGCCAAGGAGCTGGGCTTCTCCGCCCCCGCGCCGAACTCGATGGACGCCGTGGCGGACCGGGACTTCGTCGCCGAGTTCCTGTTCATCACCGCGCTGATCGGCGTGCACCTGTCCCGCCTCGGCGAGGAGATCGTCCTCTGGACCTCCACCGAGTTCGGCTGGGTGGAGCTGGACGACGCGTTCGCCACCGGCTCGTCGATCATGCCGCAGAAGAAGAACGCGGACATCGCCGAGCTGGCCCGGGGCAAGAGCGGCCGGCTCATCGGCGGCCTGGTCACGGTGCTGACCATGCTCAAGGGGCTGCCGCTCACCTACGACCGGGACATGCAGGAGGACAAGGAGCCGGCCTTCGACGCGGTCGACACCCTGGAGCTGCTGCTGCCCGCGCTGGCCGGGATGGTCTCCACGATGACGGTCCGGGTGGACCGGCTCGCGGCCGCCGCCCCGGTCGGCTTCTCGCTGGCCACCGAGGTCGCCGACTGGCTGGTCCGGCGCGGCGTCCCGTTCCGCGACGCGCACGAGATCACCGGCAAGCTGGTGGCGCTGTGCTCGGCGCGCGAGTGCGAGCTGGAGGACCTCACCGACGAGGACCTGACCACGGTCAGCGACCACCTGGACCCGTCGGTCCGTGAGGTCCTCTCGGTCGCCTCGGCCCTCGCGGCCCGGACGACGCCGGGCTCGACCGGCCCGGGCCCGGTCCGTGAGCAGCTGGCCACGGTCCAGCACAAGCTCGACAACTGGCGCCAGTGGGCGGTGGAGAAGGTCGTCCCCCGCTAGGCGATCCCGCTCACCGGGCCAGCACCTGGCTGGTCCGGTGGGCCAGCTCGTCCAGCTCCGGGGAGCTCCCCCGCACGCCGCGGACCAGCTCGACCGCTTCCAGCAGGTATTCCAGGGCGACGACCTGCTCGTCGTACGGCTCGTCGTCCTCGAACTGGTCGAGCAGCAGCGCGAAGTCGGCCAGCATCGCCTCGGCCCGGTCGGCGGCCCGGTCGGGGTAACCGCCGCGCTGGATGGCTCGGGCCGACTCGACCATCGCCCGGCCGACGAAGACGTAGGACTGGCCCAGCAGCCCGGTGGCGATCCGCCCGGCCAGGCCGAACGCGCGCTCCTCGTTCCCCGGGTCGGGCAGCGCGCCGAACGCCGCGGCGATCTGCCGGGCGGCCGCGACCAGCACGACGCCGTCGGTCCACTCCGGGGTGCCCTCCGGCGCGCAAGGCAGATGTCCCAGCCCGGCGATCCGGGCCTCGGCCGTGACCGAGATCGCCGTCGCCGCGGCCACCAGGGAGCCCGGCTCCGGGGACGCGAGCGCCAGGCGCGTGGCCTCGACGGCCACCGCGACGTCCTCGGGCGGGTGCGGGGCCTCGCCACGGGCGGCCCGTTCCAGCAGGGCCACCGCGGCCGCCCGCTCCTCGGCGGACGGGCCGACCGGCTCGTCGTCGACCGGAAGGCCGAGTTCGAGCTGGTAGGACGTCCAGGCCAGCGGGTCCTTGTCGCGGTCCGGCTCATTCTCCGGGAGGCCGGACGAGGCGCGGACGACGCCGCCCTGGACCCGGTCCATCGCGAGCCGCGCGTCGTCGAACGGCAGCGCGAACCGCTCGGTCAGCACGGTCAGGACGTCGCGCCGGCTGGTTCCCCCGGCGTCGGCCGTGCGCAGGAACAGCACGAGCTCGCGCATCGTCGTCCCGCGGGCCAGGCGCACGGACATGTCATCGGTCCACTCCACCCGGTAGAGGATGCCCGACCGGCGCGCCCACCGCGAACGGGGGCGCGCCCGGGCGAACCGCGGGAGGTCAGTCGGCCGGGTGGCCGGCGATCCGGGCGATGGTGCCGGGCATCGCGTACATGTGCGCGAACGCCCGCGCCTCCTCGCCGGTCCAGGCCGACGAGCCGTGGCCGTAGACCACGCCCTGCCGGGTCGCGGCGTCCAGCAGGCTGTACGGGCTCCGGCTGCCCAGCAGCACGATGTTGCCCTTGTGCAGCCGGACCCGCACGGTCCCGGAGACCCGGGTCTGGCTGGAATCCAGGAACGCCCGGAAGTCGTCCATGATCGGGTCGAAGTAGACGGCCTCGTGGAGCAGGTCGCCGTAGGTGTTCCCGAGCGTCGCCTTGGTCGCCTGCTGGCGGTTCGAC encodes:
- a CDS encoding maltose ABC transporter substrate-binding protein translates to MRIRTAGAIAASMLCLIGVAACGDSKDDTKASGNPSAQAATGELVIWADDKRSAALKPFADKFGQENGVTVKIQAISKDQQTTFLTASQQGSGPDVMVGAHDWIGNLVQNGAIDPVQLTDAQKTGLQAGALKAVTFNSQTYGVPYATENIGLIRNTDLAPDAPATMEDLVAAGKKLKAEKKVSEILCLQSGPTGDAYHAYPLYASAGGYLFGTTPSGDYDAKDLGVGKPGSVAAFEKLRALGEKGDGALKRSISPDNAVATFTGKKCAFLVSGPWATADAKKAGIKYDITAVPGFKGGKEATPFLGVQTFYVASKGKNKALAQEFVTNYVTTPELAVALYQADPRPPALTSALDQVKATDPDVAKWADAGKNAVPLPAIPEMAAVWEPFGKAEAAVIGGADAQSTVDAAAKTISAAITK
- a CDS encoding LacI family DNA-binding transcriptional regulator; amino-acid sequence: MRARMADIARQAQVSEATVSRVINDRPGVSPETRQAVLTALDVLGYERPERLRKRSAGLVGLVVPELDNPIFPAFAQVIESTLAQQGYTPVLCTQSPGGVTEDEYVEMLLDRQVSGIVFVSGLHADTTMDVERYHRLIGRPLPIVLVNGHTAGIDAPFVSCDEQMAGDLAVGHLASLGHRRIGMISGPHRFSPVQRKLAGYRAAMQRELGVPAADADDLVELTLFGVEGGEVAAERLLNKGVTGIICGSDLMALGAIRAARRRGMNVPTEVSIIGFDDSPLMAFTDPPLTTLRQPVAAMAVAAVRSLVDDINGHGSPRSEYLFRPELVVRNSTAMAPARRASTASAAAASVA
- the dapE gene encoding succinyl-diaminopimelate desuccinylase, encoding MADLDLTGDVVALTRTLCDIPSVSGDEKRLADAVESALRGFAHLEVLRDGDAVVARTALGRPTRVVLAGHLDTVPIANNLPVVEEGDLLRGRGTVDMKAGVAVMLQLAAVLTEPRYDVTYVFYDHEEVAAALNGLGRLVRNHPEWLTGDFAILGEPSDGTVEGGCQGTMRVKITVPGVAAHAARSWRGSNAIHSAGGVLDVLRAYVPRQPIVDGLQYHEGLNAVKIEGGIAGNVIPDLCTIFVNYRFAPDRDTDQAEAHLREVFAGFELEVTDRAPGARPGLDRPAAKEFVELVGREPQAKLGWTDVSRFASLGIPAVNYGPGDPLLAHTDGEFVPVPEIRVALRNLTTWLS
- the argH gene encoding argininosuccinate lyase is translated as MPESDEPTRLWGARFAGGPAEALARLSVSVQFDWRLAPYDLLASRAHARVLANAGLLNADELGRMLAALDDLESACATGEFRPTIEDEDVHTALERGLLERLGALGGKLRAGRSRNDQVATDLRLYLRDHARGVAVSLIELADAITEQAARNVDTPAPGMTHLQHAQPVSFGHWLLAHVQPLLRDLERLRDWDVRTAISPLGSGALAGSSLPLDPAAVAKELGFSAPAPNSMDAVADRDFVAEFLFITALIGVHLSRLGEEIVLWTSTEFGWVELDDAFATGSSIMPQKKNADIAELARGKSGRLIGGLVTVLTMLKGLPLTYDRDMQEDKEPAFDAVDTLELLLPALAGMVSTMTVRVDRLAAAAPVGFSLATEVADWLVRRGVPFRDAHEITGKLVALCSARECELEDLTDEDLTTVSDHLDPSVREVLSVASALAARTTPGSTGPGPVREQLATVQHKLDNWRQWAVEKVVPR